The bacterium genome contains a region encoding:
- the rpmJ gene encoding 50S ribosomal protein L36, producing MKVRASVKRMCARCKIIRRRGVVRVICTNPKHKQRQG from the coding sequence ATGAAGGTGAGAGCATCGGTGAAAAGGATGTGTGCCCGCTGCAAGATAATCAGACGGCGAGGTGTCGTCAGAGTGATATGCACGAATCCGAAGCATAAGCAGCGGCAGGGATAA